From a region of the Hemibagrus wyckioides isolate EC202008001 linkage group LG14, SWU_Hwy_1.0, whole genome shotgun sequence genome:
- the LOC131364850 gene encoding protocadherin alpha-C2-like isoform X4: MGFHMNAGCLRRYVSGMILFSAMIHTSFTVTHYSIPEEMEEGSVVANLATDLGLDLDTLIKRKARLDVIANKKYLDINKEKGEMYILEKIDRENLCPAKTTTTCFLKMEVIVENPVRIFYIELEITDINDNNPHFRRDTIHLDILESTPAGERFSVSNAVDSDVGSNSVKTYFLSESDHFGIEIQSGRDGSKFADLILKKSLDREVQAIHNLILTAVDGGVPARSGTASIVVRVQDANDNAPKFDRESYTINVTENSPIGSLVVKLNATDLDEGSNSDIAYSFGLYTSEKAQEAFSLSPNTGEIRVKETINYEDFRIYNMEIIAKDKGTTSLSGQCKVTIMITDMNDNHPEISVRSFSNPVKEDIAVGTVIAVISVSDKDSGENGQIDVHIPENLPFALKESSENYYELEVSEPLDREKVAEYDITFTVTDRGNPPLSDNETVTLELLDVNDNVPQFPQLFYTIQVMENNPPGALLSSLTAHDPDLHENQYLVYFIIEKEIMNTSMSMLFSINPENGNLYALKTFDYEIEKEFLFHIEARDSGVPALSSNLTVHIIIMDQNDNTPVIVSPWRAHGSVVEEKIPRSTDKGTLIAKVIAIDTDSVHNSRITYQFLQNTDATLFSLDQYNGEIRTTRMFSYRDSRHQRLVVIAKDNGDPSLSATVTIKLSTVETALKSYADMTEVPIEYDIFSDLNLYLVIGLGSVSFLLLITILVTIVLKCQKPKPSKAAPPCRNSVISERNSTIADSTLVSNDAYWYSLFLAETRKGKLVVRQPVPKGTRYIVSSIPRSTGLTETSDSAASTLQASTTTSSSSS, from the coding sequence ATGGGGTTTCATATGAACGCGGGGTGCTTGAGAAGGTATGTCTCGGGAATGATCTTATTTTCTGCCATGATTCACACATCGTTTACTGTAACTCACTATTCTATCCCTGAAGAGATGGAAGAAGGATCCGTGGTCGCAAATCTCGCCACCGATTTAGGACTGGATTTAGATACTTTGATTAAACGTAAAGCGCGACTAGATGTAATCGCTAATAAGAAATATCTCgacataaacaaagaaaaaggagaaatgtATATATTAGAAAAGATTGATCGTGAAAATCTTTGTCCtgctaaaacaacaacaacttgttttttaaaaatggaagtGATTGTGGAAAATCCTGTGCGCATATTTTATATAGAATTAGAAATAACTGATATTAATGACAATAATCCTCATTTCCGACGTGACACTATTCATTTGGACATTTTGGAATCGACACCAGCAGGTGAAAGGTTTTCTGTCAGCAATGCGGTGGATTCTGATGTTGGATCCAATTCGGTGAAAACGTACTTTCTAAGTGAAAGCGATCACTTTGGCATAGAGATACAGTCTGGCAGAGACGGCTCTAAATTTGCTGATTTAATTTTGAAAAAGTCGTTAGACCGTGAGGTTCAAGCTATCCATAAtctgattcttactgctgtGGACGGCGGAGTTCCTGCGCGCTCTGGTACAGCCAGCATCGTTGTTCGAGTGCAGGATGCAAATGACAACGCACCAAAGTTTGATCGGGAAAGCTATACAATTAATGTCACAGAGAACTCCCCTATAGGAAGTCTCGTCGTTAAACTAAATGCAACTGACTTAGACGAAGGATCTAACTCAGATATTGCCTACTCTTTCGGCCTATACACGTCGGAAAAAGCACAAGAAGCTTTTAGTTTAAGCCCAAACACTGGTGAAATACGAGTTAAAGAAACGATTAATTACGAGGATTTCCGAATTTATAACATGGAGATTATAGCAAAGGATAAAGGTACTACGTCATTATCGGGACAATGTAAAGTAACCATTATGATTACAGACATGAATGACAATCATCCAGAAATTTCAGTGCGATCTTTTTCAAATCCGGTTAAAGAGGACATAGCTGTAGGTACAGTTATCGCAGTGATTAGTGTAAGTGACAAAGACTCTGGTGAAAATGGCCAAATTGATGTTCATATACCTGAAAATTTACCGTTTGCACTAAAGGAATCATCAGAGAATTATTACGAGCTCGAGGTATCTGAACCACTAGACCGTGAAAAAGTAGCAGAATATGACATAACATTTACCGTTACTGACAGAGGAAACCCTCCGTTATCTGATAATGAAACTGTAACTCTAGAATTATTGGACGTTAATGACAACGTGCCACAGTTTCCACAATTATTTTATACGATACAGGttatggaaaataatccacCCGGAGCTTTACTGAGTTCCCTCACCGCGCACGACCCAGATCTCCATGAAAATCAGTATCTCGTTTATTTTATAATAGAAAAGGAaataatgaatacatcaatGTCAATGCTCTTCTCCATTAATCCAGAGAACGGCAATCTTTACGCGCTAAAAACGTTTGATTATGAGATAGAGAAGGAGTTTCTTTTCCATATTGAAGCTAGAGACTCTGGTGTTCCTGCACTCAGCAGTAATTTAACTGTTCACATTATTATCATGGACCAGAACGACAACACACCGGTTATAGTGTCTCCATGGCGCGCGCACGGCTCAGTGGTTGAGGAGAAAATACCCAGATCCACCGATAAAGGAACTCTGATAGCCAAAGTAATTGCTATAGACACGGACTCTGTACACAACTCCAGGATTACTTATCAATTTCTCCAGAACACTGATGCCACATTATTTAGTTTGGATCAGTACAATGGAGAGATCCGGACCACCAGAATGTTCAGTTATAGAGACTCGCGCCACCAGCGACTCGTGGTGATCGCCAAGGATAACGGAGATCCCTCTCTTTCTGCTACAGTCACCATCAAACTGTCTACGGTGGAAACAGCGCTGAAAAGTTATGCTGACATGACTGAAGTGCCTATTGAATATGATATCTTTTCCGATTTAAATCTGTATCTGGTAATCGGACTGGGCTCAGTATCATTCCTGCTACTTATCACCATATTGGTGACCATCGTGCTGAAATGTCAGAAACCGAAGCCCAGTAAAGCTGCTCCTCCCTGTAGGAACAGCGTGATCAGTGAGAGGAACTCTACCATCGCAGATTCCACTTTGGTCTCCAACGATGCCTACTGGTACAGTTTATTTCTAGCAGAGACCAGGAAAGGGAAGCTGGTAGTTAGACAACCTGTGCCAAAGGGAACGAGATACATTGTGTCCAGTATACCGAGAAGCACTGGACTGACTGAGACTAGTGACTCAGCTGCATCTACTCTACAG
- the LOC131364850 gene encoding protocadherin alpha-C2-like isoform X7 has protein sequence MGFHMNAGCLRRYVSGMILFSAMIHTSFTVTHYSIPEEMEEGSVVANLATDLGLDLDTLIKRKARLDVIANKKYLDINKEKGEMYILEKIDRENLCPAKTTTTCFLKMEVIVENPVRIFYIELEITDINDNNPHFRRDTIHLDILESTPAGERFSVSNAVDSDVGSNSVKTYFLSESDHFGIEIQSGRDGSKFADLILKKSLDREVQAIHNLILTAVDGGVPARSGTASIVVRVQDANDNAPKFDRESYTINVTENSPIGSLVVKLNATDLDEGSNSDIAYSFGLYTSEKAQEAFSLSPNTGEIRVKETINYEDFRIYNMEIIAKDKGTTSLSGQCKVTIMITDMNDNHPEISVRSFSNPVKEDIAVGTVIAVISVSDKDSGENGQIDVHIPENLPFALKESSENYYELEVSEPLDREKVAEYDITFTVTDRGNPPLSDNETVTLELLDVNDNVPQFPQLFYTIQVMENNPPGALLSSLTAHDPDLHENQYLVYFIIEKEIMNTSMSMLFSINPENGNLYALKTFDYEIEKEFLFHIEARDSGVPALSSNLTVHIIIMDQNDNTPVIVSPWRAHGSVVEEKIPRSTDKGTLIAKVIAIDTDSVHNSRITYQFLQNTDATLFSLDQYNGEIRTTRMFSYRDSRHQRLVVIAKDNGDPSLSATVTIKLSTVETALKSYADMTEVPIEYDIFSDLNLYLVIGLGSVSFLLLITILVTIVLKCQKPKPSKAAPPCRNSVISERNSTIADSTLVSNDAYWYSLFLAETRKGKLVVRQPVPKGTRYIVSSIPRSTGLTETSDSAASTLQYSK, from the coding sequence ATGGGGTTTCATATGAACGCGGGGTGCTTGAGAAGGTATGTCTCGGGAATGATCTTATTTTCTGCCATGATTCACACATCGTTTACTGTAACTCACTATTCTATCCCTGAAGAGATGGAAGAAGGATCCGTGGTCGCAAATCTCGCCACCGATTTAGGACTGGATTTAGATACTTTGATTAAACGTAAAGCGCGACTAGATGTAATCGCTAATAAGAAATATCTCgacataaacaaagaaaaaggagaaatgtATATATTAGAAAAGATTGATCGTGAAAATCTTTGTCCtgctaaaacaacaacaacttgttttttaaaaatggaagtGATTGTGGAAAATCCTGTGCGCATATTTTATATAGAATTAGAAATAACTGATATTAATGACAATAATCCTCATTTCCGACGTGACACTATTCATTTGGACATTTTGGAATCGACACCAGCAGGTGAAAGGTTTTCTGTCAGCAATGCGGTGGATTCTGATGTTGGATCCAATTCGGTGAAAACGTACTTTCTAAGTGAAAGCGATCACTTTGGCATAGAGATACAGTCTGGCAGAGACGGCTCTAAATTTGCTGATTTAATTTTGAAAAAGTCGTTAGACCGTGAGGTTCAAGCTATCCATAAtctgattcttactgctgtGGACGGCGGAGTTCCTGCGCGCTCTGGTACAGCCAGCATCGTTGTTCGAGTGCAGGATGCAAATGACAACGCACCAAAGTTTGATCGGGAAAGCTATACAATTAATGTCACAGAGAACTCCCCTATAGGAAGTCTCGTCGTTAAACTAAATGCAACTGACTTAGACGAAGGATCTAACTCAGATATTGCCTACTCTTTCGGCCTATACACGTCGGAAAAAGCACAAGAAGCTTTTAGTTTAAGCCCAAACACTGGTGAAATACGAGTTAAAGAAACGATTAATTACGAGGATTTCCGAATTTATAACATGGAGATTATAGCAAAGGATAAAGGTACTACGTCATTATCGGGACAATGTAAAGTAACCATTATGATTACAGACATGAATGACAATCATCCAGAAATTTCAGTGCGATCTTTTTCAAATCCGGTTAAAGAGGACATAGCTGTAGGTACAGTTATCGCAGTGATTAGTGTAAGTGACAAAGACTCTGGTGAAAATGGCCAAATTGATGTTCATATACCTGAAAATTTACCGTTTGCACTAAAGGAATCATCAGAGAATTATTACGAGCTCGAGGTATCTGAACCACTAGACCGTGAAAAAGTAGCAGAATATGACATAACATTTACCGTTACTGACAGAGGAAACCCTCCGTTATCTGATAATGAAACTGTAACTCTAGAATTATTGGACGTTAATGACAACGTGCCACAGTTTCCACAATTATTTTATACGATACAGGttatggaaaataatccacCCGGAGCTTTACTGAGTTCCCTCACCGCGCACGACCCAGATCTCCATGAAAATCAGTATCTCGTTTATTTTATAATAGAAAAGGAaataatgaatacatcaatGTCAATGCTCTTCTCCATTAATCCAGAGAACGGCAATCTTTACGCGCTAAAAACGTTTGATTATGAGATAGAGAAGGAGTTTCTTTTCCATATTGAAGCTAGAGACTCTGGTGTTCCTGCACTCAGCAGTAATTTAACTGTTCACATTATTATCATGGACCAGAACGACAACACACCGGTTATAGTGTCTCCATGGCGCGCGCACGGCTCAGTGGTTGAGGAGAAAATACCCAGATCCACCGATAAAGGAACTCTGATAGCCAAAGTAATTGCTATAGACACGGACTCTGTACACAACTCCAGGATTACTTATCAATTTCTCCAGAACACTGATGCCACATTATTTAGTTTGGATCAGTACAATGGAGAGATCCGGACCACCAGAATGTTCAGTTATAGAGACTCGCGCCACCAGCGACTCGTGGTGATCGCCAAGGATAACGGAGATCCCTCTCTTTCTGCTACAGTCACCATCAAACTGTCTACGGTGGAAACAGCGCTGAAAAGTTATGCTGACATGACTGAAGTGCCTATTGAATATGATATCTTTTCCGATTTAAATCTGTATCTGGTAATCGGACTGGGCTCAGTATCATTCCTGCTACTTATCACCATATTGGTGACCATCGTGCTGAAATGTCAGAAACCGAAGCCCAGTAAAGCTGCTCCTCCCTGTAGGAACAGCGTGATCAGTGAGAGGAACTCTACCATCGCAGATTCCACTTTGGTCTCCAACGATGCCTACTGGTACAGTTTATTTCTAGCAGAGACCAGGAAAGGGAAGCTGGTAGTTAGACAACCTGTGCCAAAGGGAACGAGATACATTGTGTCCAGTATACCGAGAAGCACTGGACTGACTGAGACTAGTGACTCAGCTGCATCTACTCTACAG